A single Nostoc sp. PCC 7107 DNA region contains:
- a CDS encoding non-ribosomal peptide synthetase: MNQYSDSFQRSDVFSTTGYTNNEFHLSNCSTVVELLGLRSSTQANQDIFTFLLDGETEQARLTYQELDRLARRTAAQLQAMGLAGERALLLYPAGLDFLIAFFGCLYAGVVAVTAYPPRNQRNTPRIQAIAQDAQAAIALTTTDILPTVQSLMSQRTDLGSLQWLTTDNITPGIEDNWQKPHIDRDSLAFLQYTSGSTGTPKGVMISHGNLLHNAQTTRQFMEHSPASKFVTWLPMYHDMGLIGGILQPLYGGFPCIIMPPAAFLQRPYRWLQAISHYRGTTSGGPNFAYDLCVQKITSEQKANLDLSSWSVAFNGAEPIRHDTLERFAEAFAECGFRKEAFYPCYGMAETTLMVSGVQKAAPPKIKAVHKSALASHQVVESSVVPGDDTSYFVSCGQIIPDQKVVITNPDTLKSCQPHEIGEIWVSGLSVGQGYWNRPAETAETFDAYLADTGEGPFLRTGDLGFLQDGELFITGRAKDLIIIRGRNLYPQDIELTAERSHSSLRPGANAAFTVLVNNEEKLVVVQELEFRAKPNLEAVINTIRQAVTEEHEVQVYAVVLIKPGTICKTSSGKIQRRATRTQFENGELNIVASNLLKASDIVKESIQLQRSQLLILAAQERQTVLEQYLIAQTANVLAIAPDNIHSQAPFSTLGLDSLKVFELKNRVEVDLEVEISIADFFEGMSPRSLVAKILTQITTAEPPSISLTQQPKNTSVHPLSFAQQGLWFIHQLNPNSPTYNIPIVIHFQGCVNLTVLQDSLNEIIQRHEVLRTSFTEVDGQPCQVINQTVFATLPFEDLRSLPESQRHSAAESLATEFAQQPFDLSAPSLLRVKLVQLDDTNHQLLVTLHHIIADGWSIGILIQELAALYEAFSTNKLLPLAELPIQYQDFVYWQQQCLNCDRIQSLLAYWQQKLQGELPIINLPTDRPRPPVQTFKGAQAKLVLSPTLTEALKHLSRQQGVTLFMTLLTAFKILLYRYTGQTDILVGSPIANRHKAEVNSLIGLFINILVLRTDLSGDLSFQELLTRVKTTALEAYVHQDLPFEKLVEELQPNRDLSYNPLFQVMFVLQNLPTPNLNLSDVSVSYEEGHNTASKFDLTLFMEDSESGLVATCEYNTDLFNADTVTRMLGHFQTLLESVVSNPQQPIADLKLLTPPEVQQLLVDWNNTKKDYPQDKCIHQLFEAQVEKTPNAVAVVFNSQQLTYQEVNEQANQLAYYLQKLGIKPDDIVGVCIKRSPDMLIALLAIFKAGGAYVPLDPVYPQERLAFMLKDSQAKVLLTQSQLGELFATSNLDVVCLDRDSDILDQQSRKNLLSEVRPHHLAYVIYTSGSTGVPKGVAIEHQSCIALLTWSREVFTNQDLAGVLASTSICFDLSVFELFAPLSWGGKVILVENALYLPSLTTEVRLVNTVPSIIAELLQVDGIPSCVRIVNLAGEPLQNHLVQQIYQHHHIQKVFNLYGPSEDTTYSIFTQVNIEDKVTIGRPIANTQIYLLDSNLQPVPIGVPGEIYLGGAGLARGYLNRPELTKEKFISNPFSNKLESRLYKTGDLARYLPDGNLEYLGRIDHQVKVRGFRIELGEIENTLLKYPAVQEVVVSARKDKQGDKQLVAYIVSLTKQTPTIHELRTYLKKLLPEYMVPGVFIFLDTLPLLPNGKVDRRALPIPEAGRPKLTTTYQAPQSAMEQTIAKLWQEFLSLDQVGIHDNFFDLGGHSLLMLKINNQLRVMLQTDISVVTLFQHPTIYSLAQYLSQTTEDEPAFEMIRDRIQKQKEANNRGKQLLMKKSKNNSH, encoded by the coding sequence ATGAATCAATATTCTGATAGCTTTCAACGAAGCGATGTCTTCTCTACCACAGGTTACACCAACAATGAGTTTCACCTCAGCAACTGTTCTACAGTTGTTGAACTCTTGGGTTTGAGAAGTTCTACCCAAGCAAACCAAGATATTTTCACCTTTTTATTAGATGGAGAAACAGAACAAGCTCGACTAACCTATCAAGAGTTGGATAGACTCGCTAGACGAACGGCGGCACAGTTGCAAGCAATGGGTTTAGCAGGAGAACGCGCTTTACTGCTTTATCCGGCCGGACTAGATTTTTTAATTGCTTTTTTCGGTTGTTTATATGCGGGAGTTGTAGCTGTCACTGCTTATCCTCCGAGAAATCAGCGTAACACACCGAGAATTCAGGCGATCGCTCAAGATGCACAAGCAGCGATCGCCCTGACAACAACGGATATATTACCGACAGTGCAGTCTTTAATGAGCCAAAGGACTGATTTAGGATCGTTGCAATGGCTGACAACAGATAATATTACTCCAGGCATAGAAGACAACTGGCAAAAACCTCATATTGATAGAGATAGTTTAGCGTTTCTGCAATATACCTCTGGCTCAACTGGAACACCCAAGGGTGTAATGATTAGTCATGGAAACTTACTGCACAATGCTCAAACAACTCGCCAATTTATGGAGCATTCGCCAGCCAGTAAGTTTGTGACTTGGCTACCGATGTACCATGATATGGGTTTAATTGGTGGGATATTGCAACCTTTGTATGGGGGTTTTCCCTGCATTATTATGCCGCCTGCGGCTTTTCTCCAACGTCCTTATCGTTGGTTACAGGCGATTTCTCACTATCGCGGAACAACCAGTGGCGGCCCCAATTTTGCTTATGATTTATGTGTGCAGAAAATCACGTCTGAGCAGAAAGCAAATCTTGATTTGAGTAGTTGGAGTGTAGCGTTTAATGGTGCAGAGCCGATTCGTCACGATACATTAGAGCGTTTTGCAGAGGCTTTTGCAGAGTGTGGCTTCCGCAAAGAAGCGTTTTATCCTTGTTATGGTATGGCGGAAACAACTCTGATGGTTTCTGGTGTACAGAAGGCTGCGCCACCAAAAATCAAAGCAGTGCATAAATCTGCATTAGCATCTCACCAAGTGGTAGAGTCATCAGTTGTTCCGGGAGATGATACATCTTACTTTGTCAGCTGCGGTCAAATTATTCCCGACCAGAAGGTAGTTATTACCAATCCAGACACACTCAAGAGTTGTCAACCTCATGAAATTGGGGAAATTTGGGTATCTGGATTGAGTGTTGGTCAAGGATACTGGAATCGTCCAGCAGAAACAGCAGAGACATTTGATGCTTATTTAGCAGATACAGGCGAAGGGCCATTCCTGCGGACAGGAGATTTAGGCTTTTTGCAGGATGGAGAATTATTTATTACAGGTAGAGCGAAAGATTTAATTATTATTCGTGGGCGTAACCTTTACCCCCAAGATATAGAATTAACTGCTGAACGTAGTCATTCATCCTTGCGTCCTGGTGCTAATGCAGCATTTACAGTTTTAGTTAACAACGAAGAAAAGCTAGTAGTTGTCCAAGAATTAGAGTTTCGCGCCAAACCAAATTTAGAAGCAGTCATCAATACAATTCGTCAAGCGGTGACAGAAGAGCATGAAGTACAAGTTTATGCAGTTGTTTTAATTAAACCAGGGACGATTTGCAAAACTTCTAGTGGTAAGATTCAAAGACGAGCAACTCGCACTCAGTTTGAAAATGGCGAACTCAATATAGTTGCCAGCAATCTTCTAAAAGCTAGTGATATTGTCAAAGAGTCAATTCAATTACAGCGTTCTCAACTGTTGATACTGGCGGCACAAGAACGTCAGACAGTTTTAGAGCAATATTTGATTGCACAGACAGCCAATGTTTTAGCGATCGCACCAGATAATATTCATTCCCAAGCACCATTCAGCACCCTCGGACTAGATTCTTTAAAAGTATTTGAGTTAAAAAACCGGGTTGAGGTTGACTTAGAAGTTGAAATATCCATTGCAGACTTCTTTGAAGGGATGAGTCCGCGATCGCTTGTGGCTAAAATCCTCACCCAAATCACGACGGCTGAACCACCATCAATATCTCTAACTCAACAGCCAAAAAACACCTCTGTTCATCCCCTATCTTTCGCCCAGCAAGGATTGTGGTTTATCCATCAGTTAAATCCTAATTCTCCTACATATAATATTCCGATAGTTATTCACTTCCAAGGTTGTGTAAACTTAACAGTCTTACAGGACAGTCTCAACGAAATTATCCAACGCCACGAAGTCTTACGCACAAGTTTTACAGAGGTTGATGGACAACCATGTCAAGTCATTAATCAAACTGTATTTGCAACTTTGCCGTTTGAAGATTTACGCTCACTACCAGAAAGCCAACGCCATTCAGCCGCAGAAAGTTTGGCGACAGAGTTTGCACAGCAGCCATTTGATTTGTCTGCGCCATCATTGTTGCGTGTGAAATTAGTGCAGTTAGACGATACAAATCATCAATTGTTAGTAACTCTGCATCATATAATTGCCGATGGTTGGTCGATTGGGATTTTGATTCAAGAACTAGCCGCACTATATGAAGCGTTTTCCACAAACAAGCTCTTACCACTGGCGGAATTACCCATTCAGTATCAAGATTTTGTTTATTGGCAACAACAATGCCTCAATTGCGATCGCATTCAATCATTATTAGCTTATTGGCAACAAAAATTACAGGGTGAGCTACCCATAATAAATTTACCCACAGACCGTCCACGTCCTCCAGTACAAACATTTAAAGGCGCTCAAGCCAAATTAGTTCTTTCTCCCACACTCACAGAAGCACTGAAGCATTTGAGCCGTCAGCAGGGCGTAACTCTATTTATGACCTTGCTCACAGCCTTCAAAATCTTGCTTTATCGCTACACAGGTCAGACTGATATTTTAGTTGGTTCACCCATTGCTAATCGTCACAAAGCCGAAGTGAATTCATTGATAGGGCTTTTTATCAATATTTTAGTGTTGCGTACAGACTTATCTGGCGATTTGAGTTTTCAGGAGTTACTAACGCGGGTCAAAACCACAGCTTTAGAAGCTTATGTTCATCAAGACTTACCTTTTGAAAAGTTGGTAGAGGAACTACAGCCGAACAGAGACCTCAGCTACAATCCTCTGTTTCAGGTGATGTTTGTTCTCCAGAATCTGCCAACACCCAACCTTAATCTATCTGATGTATCAGTTAGTTATGAAGAAGGCCATAACACTGCATCCAAGTTTGATTTGACATTGTTTATGGAGGACTCTGAGTCAGGGTTAGTTGCAACTTGCGAGTACAACACAGATTTGTTCAATGCAGATACCGTAACTCGGATGTTGGGACATTTCCAGACCTTACTGGAAAGTGTAGTTAGCAATCCCCAACAACCCATAGCAGACTTAAAATTACTCACACCACCAGAAGTACAGCAGTTATTGGTGGATTGGAATAATACCAAGAAAGACTACCCGCAAGATAAGTGCATTCATCAATTATTTGAAGCACAGGTAGAAAAAACACCAAATGCTGTTGCAGTTGTATTTAACAGCCAACAACTAACTTACCAAGAGGTGAATGAACAAGCAAATCAGTTAGCATATTACTTGCAAAAACTCGGCATAAAACCAGACGACATTGTTGGTGTCTGTATCAAGCGTAGCCCAGACATGCTAATTGCACTATTGGCTATTTTCAAAGCAGGTGGAGCTTATGTACCGCTAGACCCAGTTTATCCCCAAGAACGTTTAGCTTTCATGCTCAAAGACAGCCAAGCAAAGGTTCTACTAACTCAAAGCCAGCTAGGAGAATTATTTGCGACATCAAATTTAGATGTTGTTTGTCTCGATAGAGATTCAGACATACTTGATCAACAAAGTAGAAAAAATCTGTTGAGTGAAGTAAGACCACATCACCTAGCTTATGTCATCTATACTTCTGGTTCTACAGGTGTACCAAAAGGTGTGGCGATAGAACATCAAAGTTGTATTGCCTTATTAACATGGTCAAGAGAAGTATTTACAAATCAAGACCTAGCTGGAGTTTTAGCATCAACCTCGATTTGCTTTGATTTATCAGTCTTTGAACTGTTTGCTCCACTCAGTTGGGGAGGGAAAGTCATTCTGGTAGAAAATGCTTTGTATTTACCTTCCTTGACAACAGAAGTTAGATTAGTGAATACAGTCCCCAGCATCATTGCAGAACTACTGCAAGTAGATGGTATACCCTCTTGTGTCAGGATAGTTAATCTAGCTGGTGAACCACTACAAAATCACCTTGTGCAGCAGATTTATCAACATCATCATATTCAGAAAGTTTTTAATCTTTATGGGCCTTCTGAAGATACGACTTATTCTATATTTACTCAGGTAAATATAGAAGATAAAGTAACCATCGGTCGTCCCATCGCTAACACACAAATTTATCTCTTGGATAGTAATTTACAACCAGTTCCCATTGGTGTTCCCGGCGAAATTTATCTTGGTGGTGCAGGTTTAGCCAGAGGCTATTTAAATCGACCGGAGTTAACCAAAGAAAAATTTATATCTAACCCATTTAGTAATAAACTGGAATCACGGCTATATAAAACTGGAGATTTAGCTCGTTATTTACCAGATGGCAATTTAGAATATTTAGGACGAATTGATCATCAAGTTAAAGTTAGAGGATTTCGGATTGAGTTAGGTGAAATAGAAAACACACTACTCAAATATCCAGCAGTGCAAGAAGTTGTAGTTTCGGCACGAAAAGACAAACAAGGCGATAAGCAATTAGTAGCTTATATTGTGTCTTTAACAAAACAAACACCCACAATTCATGAACTGCGAACTTATCTGAAAAAACTCTTACCTGAATATATGGTTCCTGGTGTTTTTATTTTCCTTGACACCTTACCATTATTACCTAATGGCAAAGTAGACCGTCGTGCTTTACCTATCCCAGAAGCAGGGCGACCAAAATTAACTACCACCTATCAAGCACCCCAGTCAGCAATGGAACAAACAATTGCCAAGCTTTGGCAAGAGTTTCTAAGTCTTGATCAGGTAGGGATTCATGATAATTTCTTTGACCTTGGTGGACATTCACTATTAATGCTAAAAATAAATAATCAACTGCGGGTAATGTTACAGACAGATATATCAGTTGTAACGTTATTTCAGCATCCGACTATTTATTCTTTAGCGCAATATTTAAGTCAAACAACAGAAGATGAACCTGCTTTTGAGATGATACGCGATCGCATTCAAAAGCAAAAAGAAGCTAACAACAGAGGCAAACAATTATTAATGAAGAAATCAAAAAATAATTCTCACTAA